A region of the Parasteatoda tepidariorum isolate YZ-2023 chromosome 7, CAS_Ptep_4.0, whole genome shotgun sequence genome:
atacatttatcttttgtagtaaaatttgtgtACTGAAGAAACTTCCAATTTTTAAACTcgttaagttttcaaaattttatattaactccaaatttaaaaagtaatttaaattaatgaacaaagtaaaagtaatttaaattaatttaaattaatgagtaatttaaattaatatatacaagattatgctcagcactgtaaaattataataaaaagaattcaattttcaaaattaaacagcaattgctgcttctaaattagagatgcaacatacaaatatttggtatttagcctatactgctgaacgcagaatattaattttggaCGAATAATgaaagaagcgtctgccgagggcaaaacttaattcgtttacatccatctttcttgttttcggCCCTGGGAggggtttattcaattaaaaaaacgataattaagataaaaaaatttgtgaagggtccgattaaaaggtaaatcattttgtgaaggatccatttttaagttaaaatattttgtgaagggtccgtttttatgaaatgatattttgtgaagggtccgttaacggacccaaatttcttctgaaCAAACCCCTGTAATTGCTTTTGCTTTAGAATCAATACTTGTAAAAtagttattcattgttttttttttcataaaagaaataagtaaataaataatgtgtttttttaagcattcttTTAGAACTATTGAGATTGGATGTCTGTCCGATTGCTTTGTTTGATGTTCTGCAAGATATGAGCATGCAGTTTCAGAAGTCTTCAGTGAAAAAAAGTTCTGATAGTAAGTCATCCACCACTCACACTTCTTCTGGAAAAAAGAAACCACCTGTTGCCGCCAAaccgaaga
Encoded here:
- the LOC107447559 gene encoding mitotic-spindle organizing protein 2 isoform X5, which translates into the protein MTEGRQQQTSKQHQFKKLADEDLELYQLAQLSGIIIDPHVFHILLELLRLDVCPIALFDVLQDMSMQFQKSSVKKSSDSKSSTTHTSSGKKKPPVAAKPKKIKNSYTENLY